The following proteins come from a genomic window of Gloeocapsa sp. DLM2.Bin57:
- the acnB gene encoding bifunctional aconitate hydratase 2/2-methylisocitrate dehydratase translates to MLEDYYQQAQQREAMGIPPLPLNAAQTSELCKLLENPPQGKEEELITLLRDRVPPGVDEAAYVKAGFLTGIANHEIISPLISPQGAINLLGTMVGGYNVQSLVQLLKSRDSNIAKSATTALSKTILVFDVFNDILALSETNPYAKQVLDAWAMASWFIARPKLAEEITVTVFKVPGETNTDDLSPATQATTRPDIPLHALSMLESRMSDGLATIAQLKTKGYPVAYVGDVVGTGSSRKSAINSLLWHIGNDIPYIPNKRSGGYILGGKIAPIFFNTAEDSGALPIECDVNQLETGMVIKIYPYKGEITDENGQLLSSFTLKPDTILDEVRAGGRIPLLIGRSLTDKTREALALEPSTLFIRPSIPTDTGKGFTLAQKMVGKACGLPGVRPGTSCEPVMTTVGSQDTTGPMTRDELKELACLGFSADLVMQSFCHTAAYPKPVDITTHKELPDFFSTRAGVALKPGDGIIHSWLNRMLLPDTVGTGGDSHTRFPLGISFPAGSGLVAFAAALGVMPLDMPESVKVRFTGTFQPGVTLRDVVNAIPYVAMQQGKLTVSKENKINVFSGRIMEMEGLPDLKVEQAFELTDATAERSCAGCTIELGVETVSEYLRSNIALMKNMIARGYEDSRTLMRRIAKMEQWLNNPELMRADADAEYLEIIAVDLNQITEPILAAPNDPDNVKLLSECSGDRIDEVFIGSCMTNIGHYRAAAKVLEGAKSQVVLWICPPTRMDEQQLREEGIYGVFAAAGARTEMPGCSLCMGNQARVDDNATVFSTSTRNFNNRMGKGARVYLGSAELAAVCAILGYIPSKSEYLDIVESKLNPFAPELYRYLNFDQIPDFEDEGRVIPREDMPKFNQHLFTVS, encoded by the coding sequence ATGCTCGAAGATTATTATCAACAAGCGCAACAACGAGAAGCGATGGGGATACCTCCTTTACCTCTTAATGCTGCTCAAACCTCCGAACTGTGTAAATTATTAGAAAATCCCCCCCAAGGGAAAGAAGAAGAGTTAATCACCCTCCTACGCGATCGCGTTCCCCCTGGAGTAGATGAAGCAGCTTACGTTAAAGCAGGATTCCTCACAGGAATAGCTAATCACGAAATCATCAGCCCTCTGATTTCCCCCCAAGGAGCGATCAACCTACTTGGAACTATGGTAGGAGGGTATAACGTCCAATCCCTGGTACAATTGCTCAAATCTAGAGATAGTAATATTGCTAAAAGTGCAACCACAGCTTTAAGTAAAACTATCCTGGTTTTTGACGTCTTTAACGATATCCTCGCTCTCTCAGAAACTAACCCCTACGCCAAACAAGTACTAGACGCCTGGGCTATGGCTAGTTGGTTTATTGCGCGTCCTAAACTAGCGGAAGAGATTACCGTAACCGTCTTTAAAGTACCAGGAGAAACCAACACCGACGACCTCTCCCCCGCTACTCAAGCTACCACTCGTCCCGATATACCCCTACACGCTCTCTCTATGCTAGAATCGCGTATGAGTGACGGTTTGGCTACTATTGCTCAACTTAAAACTAAAGGCTACCCCGTGGCTTATGTCGGAGATGTAGTGGGTACTGGTTCTTCTCGTAAATCAGCTATCAACTCCCTACTTTGGCACATCGGTAATGATATCCCTTATATACCTAATAAACGCTCTGGGGGTTATATATTAGGTGGCAAAATAGCTCCCATTTTCTTTAATACCGCGGAAGACTCTGGCGCTTTACCCATTGAATGCGATGTGAACCAGCTAGAAACGGGTATGGTGATCAAAATCTACCCCTATAAGGGCGAAATTACCGACGAAAATGGTCAACTACTCTCTAGCTTTACCCTTAAACCAGATACTATCCTCGATGAAGTGCGCGCAGGTGGACGTATCCCTCTATTAATTGGACGCAGTCTCACGGATAAAACCCGCGAAGCTCTAGCATTAGAGCCTAGTACCCTCTTTATTCGCCCCTCTATTCCTACAGATACGGGTAAAGGCTTTACCCTCGCTCAAAAAATGGTGGGTAAAGCTTGTGGTTTACCTGGAGTTCGTCCTGGCACATCCTGTGAACCTGTGATGACTACTGTTGGCTCTCAAGATACCACAGGACCAATGACTCGGGATGAGTTAAAAGAATTGGCTTGTCTCGGTTTTAGCGCTGATTTGGTCATGCAAAGTTTCTGTCATACCGCAGCTTATCCTAAACCTGTTGACATCACAACCCATAAAGAATTACCCGACTTTTTCTCCACTCGTGCTGGGGTAGCCTTAAAACCGGGAGATGGGATTATTCACTCTTGGCTGAATCGGATGTTATTACCTGATACCGTAGGTACTGGTGGTGATTCTCATACCCGTTTCCCTTTAGGTATCTCTTTCCCCGCGGGTTCGGGTTTAGTGGCTTTTGCCGCTGCTTTAGGTGTTATGCCTCTAGATATGCCAGAATCGGTTAAAGTACGCTTTACAGGAACTTTCCAACCTGGAGTTACTCTACGAGATGTGGTTAACGCTATCCCCTATGTAGCTATGCAGCAAGGTAAATTAACCGTTTCTAAAGAGAACAAAATCAACGTCTTCTCAGGACGTATCATGGAAATGGAGGGTTTACCTGATCTGAAGGTTGAGCAGGCTTTTGAATTAACCGACGCTACCGCGGAACGCTCCTGCGCAGGTTGTACTATCGAATTGGGGGTAGAAACCGTCTCTGAGTATCTGCGCTCTAATATCGCTTTGATGAAAAATATGATCGCTCGCGGTTATGAAGATTCCCGCACTCTGATGCGACGTATCGCTAAAATGGAACAATGGTTAAATAATCCTGAGTTAATGAGGGCTGATGCTGATGCTGAATATCTCGAGATCATCGCAGTAGATTTAAATCAGATTACAGAGCCTATTTTAGCTGCACCTAATGACCCCGATAACGTTAAATTACTCTCAGAATGCTCAGGCGATCGCATCGATGAAGTATTTATTGGTTCTTGTATGACTAATATCGGTCACTATCGCGCTGCTGCTAAAGTCTTAGAAGGTGCTAAATCTCAAGTCGTCTTGTGGATTTGTCCCCCTACTCGCATGGATGAACAACAATTGCGCGAAGAGGGTATTTATGGCGTTTTTGCTGCTGCTGGTGCACGCACAGAAATGCCTGGTTGTTCCCTCTGTATGGGTAATCAAGCTCGTGTGGATGATAATGCTACGGTTTTCTCTACTTCTACCCGTAATTTTAATAACCGTATGGGTAAAGGTGCACGCGTCTATCTAGGCTCGGCTGAATTAGCGGCTGTTTGTGCTATACTCGGTTATATACCTAGTAAGAGTGAATATCTCGACATCGTCGAGTCTAAACTCAATCCCTTTGCTCCTGAGTTATACCGCTACCTCAATTTCGATCAAATCCCTGATTTTGAAGATGAGGGGCGCGTTATTCCTCGGGAAGATATGCCTAAATTTAACCAACATTTGTTTACGGTTAGTTAA
- a CDS encoding efflux RND transporter permease subunit, translating into MLLSLAAPFIKRPVLTTVCTILILLIGAICVAVLPLDKLPQIAPNQVRVSANYVGADAKTTVDNVTTVLEREINGTENVRWISSYTDNNGNATINVSFPTEVDRNIAQVLVQNRVSQAQSSLPAVVNSTGVTTEAQSPTVTLAYSFYSEKNPQGEYFYDPVFMYNYVDRYIWNEIRRIEGVGSLVAFGAADYSMRFWLDPNKLAGRGLTAQDVVRTIQEQNIEVGTGAVGRQPTGSDQQFEIPLRVVGRFRDVTEAENLIVQTGADGTLIRVRDIGRVELGVENYATKVVFDGDTPAVGFVVFQLPGSNALETANAVKARLAELEQTFPPGLKVTNVLDSTLFIEVAINDLIITLMQAIALVVLVIFVFLQDWRTTIIPAVAIPVALIGSMIGLQAFGFSLNQLTLFACVLATGLVVDDGIVIVEAVANKLSQGMRPLQAALDAMQELSGAVISTSLVLLAVFIPVSFFPGTTGVVYRQFALTISFGLIFSTFNALSFSPTMSALIMNPPTPTKGPLGWFFNLFNRGFDLVKGGYRRLIEALTKIQLIVMIVFIAGLVLTGWTYSVIPQGFIPEEDQGYFFVVVEAPEGVSLNYTNDVNIEVMKQVLAVPEIEHAMGVAGYSFEGINSNKAIFFTKLKPWEERVGAKQSVFGVIGDLNRRLAQNITGARVFAANAPAVDGLSNFSGSEVMIQDREARGMDALIDNAQRVIAAANQRPEIGMAFTTFTFNTPTLEATINREKARAQNVLISDILTTLQIYMGASFVNQFVLDGRLYRVFVQADGEFRSNPADISKFYVRSQNGEMIQLSNLVTVEQTNYPPIVTSYNVYPAIRLNVAPAPGYSSGQIITVMEEVMAETLQPGFGYEWTNTAADEILSAGAAPIVFGLGFVVVFLVLAAQYESYIDPLIIMLTVPLAILGALGGIWLRATFIQAAPINPGAGIWPILNNNIYAQVGLVMLIGMASKNAILIVEFANQARELGMDITKAAVYAAEQRLRPILMTAISSIFGFLPLLIASGAGSISRWTLGTAVLGGLLVSTILSLLFVPNLYIVIKTLEQKFLSDDDQPPEKPFKSEMQVSKS; encoded by the coding sequence ATGCTACTATCCCTAGCAGCGCCTTTCATTAAAAGACCAGTATTAACTACGGTTTGTACAATTCTAATCTTGTTAATCGGGGCAATCTGTGTAGCTGTATTACCCTTAGATAAGCTACCACAAATCGCCCCCAATCAGGTTAGGGTAAGTGCCAACTACGTCGGTGCAGACGCTAAAACCACCGTAGATAACGTTACCACAGTATTAGAAAGAGAAATCAACGGTACAGAAAACGTCAGATGGATTAGTTCCTATACAGATAATAACGGTAACGCCACGATTAATGTTAGTTTCCCCACCGAAGTAGATCGCAACATTGCTCAAGTATTAGTACAAAACCGAGTTAGTCAAGCACAGTCTAGTTTACCAGCAGTAGTAAACTCAACAGGGGTAACTACAGAAGCTCAATCACCAACGGTTACCCTTGCTTATTCTTTTTATTCAGAAAAAAACCCACAGGGAGAATACTTTTATGACCCTGTGTTTATGTATAACTACGTAGATAGATATATTTGGAACGAAATTAGAAGGATCGAAGGGGTAGGAAGTTTAGTCGCTTTTGGTGCTGCTGATTATTCTATGCGCTTTTGGTTAGATCCTAATAAATTAGCAGGTAGAGGTTTAACCGCACAGGATGTAGTCAGAACTATCCAAGAACAAAACATCGAAGTAGGTACAGGTGCAGTAGGCAGACAACCCACAGGATCTGATCAACAGTTTGAAATACCCTTAAGAGTAGTAGGGCGTTTTCGTGACGTAACCGAAGCCGAAAACCTGATCGTGCAAACAGGTGCAGATGGAACACTGATTAGAGTCAGAGATATCGGCAGAGTAGAATTAGGGGTAGAAAACTACGCCACCAAAGTAGTCTTTGACGGGGATACACCAGCGGTGGGTTTTGTCGTCTTCCAGTTACCTGGATCTAACGCTTTAGAAACAGCTAACGCGGTGAAAGCTAGATTAGCAGAATTAGAACAGACATTCCCACCAGGGTTAAAGGTTACCAACGTACTAGATAGTACCCTGTTTATTGAGGTAGCGATCAATGATCTAATCATCACCCTGATGCAGGCGATCGCTTTGGTAGTATTAGTAATATTTGTTTTTTTGCAAGATTGGCGCACCACGATTATCCCTGCGGTGGCTATTCCCGTGGCTTTAATCGGTTCAATGATTGGACTACAAGCCTTTGGGTTCTCCCTGAATCAATTAACCCTCTTTGCTTGTGTACTAGCTACAGGATTAGTAGTAGATGACGGGATTGTAATTGTAGAAGCAGTAGCCAACAAATTAAGTCAGGGAATGCGACCCCTACAAGCAGCTTTAGACGCGATGCAGGAGTTATCAGGAGCGGTAATATCTACTAGTCTAGTACTCCTAGCGGTGTTTATTCCCGTATCCTTTTTCCCAGGGACAACGGGGGTAGTATATAGACAGTTTGCCTTAACTATATCATTTGGGCTGATTTTTTCCACTTTTAACGCTCTAAGTTTCTCACCAACGATGTCAGCGCTGATCATGAATCCCCCTACTCCAACTAAAGGTCCATTGGGCTGGTTTTTTAACCTATTTAACCGAGGTTTTGACCTAGTCAAGGGGGGATACCGTCGCTTAATCGAAGCTTTAACGAAAATTCAACTCATCGTTATGATAGTATTTATCGCGGGGTTAGTTCTCACAGGATGGACATATAGTGTTATACCTCAAGGATTTATACCAGAAGAAGACCAAGGTTATTTCTTCGTGGTTGTAGAAGCACCAGAGGGAGTATCTCTCAACTACACCAACGACGTCAATATAGAGGTTATGAAACAGGTCTTGGCAGTTCCGGAAATAGAACACGCCATGGGAGTAGCGGGGTATTCTTTTGAAGGGATTAATAGCAACAAAGCCATATTCTTCACTAAACTCAAACCATGGGAAGAAAGAGTAGGAGCAAAACAATCCGTATTTGGCGTTATAGGAGATTTAAACAGACGTTTAGCCCAAAATATCACAGGAGCGCGAGTTTTTGCAGCTAACGCACCAGCTGTAGATGGTTTAAGTAACTTCAGCGGCTCAGAAGTAATGATTCAAGACAGAGAAGCGCGCGGGATGGATGCTTTAATAGATAACGCTCAAAGAGTAATCGCCGCAGCTAACCAACGACCAGAAATCGGGATGGCTTTTACTACCTTTACCTTTAATACTCCCACTCTCGAAGCGACAATCAATCGGGAAAAAGCTAGAGCACAAAACGTCTTGATCAGTGATATCTTGACTACCTTACAAATCTACATGGGTGCGAGTTTCGTCAACCAATTCGTCTTAGATGGAAGACTATACCGAGTTTTTGTGCAAGCAGATGGAGAATTTCGCAGTAACCCCGCAGATATCAGTAAATTTTACGTGCGTTCTCAAAACGGTGAGATGATCCAACTCAGTAATCTAGTTACCGTAGAACAAACCAATTATCCACCCATCGTTACTAGTTATAACGTTTATCCCGCGATTAGACTTAATGTAGCTCCAGCACCAGGGTATAGTTCAGGACAAATCATCACAGTTATGGAAGAAGTCATGGCAGAAACTCTACAACCAGGTTTTGGCTATGAATGGACTAACACCGCAGCCGACGAGATTCTCTCAGCAGGTGCAGCACCGATTGTCTTTGGTCTAGGCTTTGTGGTAGTATTCCTAGTCTTAGCAGCCCAGTACGAAAGTTACATTGATCCCTTGATTATTATGCTCACTGTACCCCTAGCGATTCTCGGTGCACTTGGGGGGATATGGTTACGAGCAACTTTTATTCAAGCTGCTCCTATTAATCCAGGTGCGGGAATTTGGCCCATTTTGAATAATAATATCTACGCTCAAGTTGGTTTAGTAATGCTGATTGGGATGGCGAGTAAAAACGCGATTCTGATTGTAGAATTCGCTAACCAAGCTAGAGAATTGGGTATGGATATTACTAAAGCAGCTGTTTACGCAGCAGAACAACGCTTACGCCCTATTCTTATGACAGCGATTTCCTCTATCTTTGGATTTCTTCCCCTGTTAATCGCCTCGGGAGCAGGTTCAATCAGTCGTTGGACTCTCGGAACAGCGGTTTTAGGCGGTTTATTAGTCTCTACCATCCTGAGTCTATTATTCGTACCTAACCTCTATATCGTCATTAAAACCCTAGAACAGAAATTCCTCTCTGATGACGATCAACCCCCGGAAAAACCCTTCAAATCAGAAATGCAAGTCAGCAAATCTTAA
- a CDS encoding DUF2358 domain-containing protein: MDIIEILQQDYQKFPQEQNYTIYAANVYFKDPLNEFRGLARYQSMIQFIDKWFRNVKLDVHEIKRQEQQIDTEWTLSWNSPLPWQPRINISGRSELLLNNDNQIISHIDYWYCSPWDVLRQHFFS, translated from the coding sequence ATGGATATCATCGAGATTCTACAACAAGATTATCAGAAATTTCCCCAAGAGCAAAATTATACAATTTACGCAGCCAACGTTTATTTTAAAGATCCTCTCAATGAATTTAGAGGTTTAGCACGTTATCAAAGCATGATCCAGTTTATTGATAAATGGTTTCGTAATGTCAAACTAGATGTACATGAGATTAAACGTCAAGAGCAACAGATAGATACAGAATGGACATTATCCTGGAATAGTCCTTTACCTTGGCAACCACGTATTAACATATCAGGAAGAAGTGAATTATTGTTAAATAACGATAACCAAATTATCTCCCATATCGACTACTGGTATTGTTCTCCCTGGGATGTCCTGCGTCAACACTTTTTCAGCTGA
- a CDS encoding alpha/beta hydrolase, translating into MSLNYLSFAPTNGNPPQGLLILLHGWGSNPEDIAGVTPLLDLPDYQIICLEAPYPHYQAPGGRAWYALERDDYLGLDQSRQLLQNWLTSQENITGVPLEKTILTGFSQGGAMTLDVGLNLPLKGLCVLSGYLHSEPIVKHDSPPVLIIHGKQDLVVPITMAQRARDLLTQLGVNIDYHELNMGHEVVTEVLIKMQKFITQSNDYS; encoded by the coding sequence ATGAGTTTAAATTATCTCAGTTTTGCTCCTACTAATGGTAACCCCCCTCAAGGTTTACTAATTCTCTTACACGGTTGGGGTAGTAATCCCGAAGATATAGCTGGTGTCACTCCTTTACTAGATTTACCTGATTATCAGATTATCTGTCTAGAAGCTCCCTATCCTCATTATCAAGCTCCTGGGGGGAGAGCATGGTATGCTCTAGAAAGGGATGATTATCTAGGTTTGGATCAAAGTCGCCAACTTCTGCAAAATTGGTTAACCTCTCAAGAAAACATTACTGGTGTACCTTTAGAAAAGACTATCTTAACTGGTTTTTCTCAAGGAGGTGCAATGACTCTTGATGTGGGTTTAAATTTACCTCTAAAAGGTTTATGCGTCTTGAGTGGTTATCTACATAGTGAACCGATTGTTAAACATGATTCCCCACCAGTGCTAATTATACACGGTAAACAAGATTTGGTTGTACCTATCACTATGGCACAACGCGCCAGAGATCTCTTAACTCAACTGGGTGTAAATATAGATTATCATGAGTTAAATATGGGACACGAGGTGGTAACCGAGGTTCTCATCAAGATGCAAAAATTTATCACCCAAAGCAATGATTACAGTTAA
- a CDS encoding DUF2555 domain-containing protein, which produces MITVNLTPEAIALLTPADVADLAKRLEKDDYGNPFAALEDWHLLRAIAFHREDLVEPYLHLLDIEAYDEA; this is translated from the coding sequence ATGATTACAGTTAATTTAACTCCAGAAGCGATCGCCCTTTTAACCCCAGCTGACGTAGCTGATTTGGCTAAACGTCTAGAAAAAGATGACTATGGTAATCCCTTTGCCGCTTTAGAAGATTGGCATTTATTGAGAGCGATCGCTTTTCACCGAGAGGATTTAGTTGAACCCTATTTACATCTTCTCGATATCGAAGCTTATGACGAAGCTTAA
- the coaBC gene encoding bifunctional phosphopantothenoylcysteine decarboxylase/phosphopantothenate--cysteine ligase CoaBC gives MLSNKRVLIGIGGGIAAYKVCEVISTLFQQGAEVRVILTQSAQQFITPVTIATLSRHQAYTDADFWQPHQPRPLHISLGEWADIFLIAPLTANTLAKLTHGLADNLLTNTVLASTCPILVAPAMNTEMWSQVTVQNNWQQLQTLSRYHSVGPNAGLLACDRRGTGRMAEPIQIINSLQSLLYTQGKRDLQGKSILISAGGTREHLDPVRFLGNPSTGKMGIALAQAAHSRGAKVTLVHGPITNELLSLLPDISRFAVVSAAEMRDRLLELFPQQDWLIMSAAVGDVQPVSYSPVKLPKESLPEHLALQPIPDILSELAQVKQPHQLLIGFAAQTGEIIPPALAKLQRKGLDVIVANPVDTLNAGFGTDTNQGVFLDRQGRQQQIKSCSKLKLSHHLLDFIRV, from the coding sequence ATGTTAAGCAACAAGAGGGTTTTAATCGGTATTGGGGGTGGAATCGCTGCTTATAAAGTCTGTGAGGTAATTTCTACCCTCTTTCAACAAGGTGCAGAAGTTAGGGTAATTCTGACTCAATCTGCACAACAATTTATTACACCAGTGACGATAGCTACCCTCAGTCGTCATCAAGCTTATACTGATGCTGATTTTTGGCAACCTCATCAACCTCGTCCTCTCCATATTAGCCTAGGGGAATGGGCTGATATCTTTTTGATTGCACCTCTAACAGCGAATACTCTAGCTAAATTAACCCATGGTTTGGCTGATAATTTATTAACTAATACGGTTTTAGCTTCTACCTGTCCCATTTTAGTCGCACCGGCGATGAATACGGAAATGTGGTCACAAGTAACGGTGCAAAATAATTGGCAACAACTGCAAACTCTCTCCCGTTATCATAGTGTAGGACCAAATGCGGGTTTATTAGCTTGCGATCGCCGGGGAACTGGTCGTATGGCTGAACCTATACAGATTATTAACTCTCTTCAATCTCTTCTCTACACTCAAGGTAAACGGGATTTACAGGGTAAGTCTATCTTAATCAGTGCAGGAGGGACAAGGGAACATCTTGACCCTGTACGCTTTTTAGGTAACCCTTCTACTGGTAAAATGGGTATAGCTTTAGCTCAAGCTGCCCATTCTCGCGGTGCTAAGGTTACTTTAGTCCATGGTCCTATTACTAACGAGTTATTAAGTTTACTTCCCGATATATCTAGATTCGCTGTAGTCAGTGCAGCCGAAATGCGCGATCGCTTGCTAGAACTTTTTCCCCAACAGGATTGGTTAATTATGTCAGCTGCTGTAGGAGATGTCCAACCAGTGAGTTATTCTCCTGTGAAACTTCCTAAAGAGTCTTTACCTGAGCATTTAGCTTTACAACCTATACCTGATATCCTCTCAGAATTAGCCCAAGTTAAACAACCTCATCAGCTTTTAATCGGTTTTGCTGCTCAAACGGGAGAGATTATCCCACCTGCTTTAGCTAAGTTACAACGCAAGGGATTAGATGTCATCGTCGCTAATCCCGTAGATACTCTTAATGCGGGTTTTGGCACTGATACTAATCAAGGAGTTTTTTTAGATCGTCAGGGAAGACAACAACAGATTAAATCTTGTAGTAAATTAAAATTGTCTCATCATTTGTTAGATTTTATTAGGGTTTAG